In the genome of Arthrobacter alpinus, the window TGGCGGGCTCGCCCGAATTCCTCACCCGGAACCCTCAGTGGGGCAAGGAAGCGTCCGTGCTGTTGGCCCAGGACCAGCTTGAATCCGATCAGTTGCGGGTGGAACTGCCCCCGCATATCTCCGCCTCGCGTTTGGTGGCGCTGGGGGAGGACCCCGAAAAGGTCACTCGTGCCATGCGGCGCCCCGTACCCACCAAGCCAGGGATGGCAGCCCGCAAGGGAACGGCCTTCCACGCTTGGATCGAGGACTTCTTCGCCACCACGGGACAGCTCGACTTTGACGAGGAACCGGGCGCCGACTCCTACGTCGATGAGGCTTATGGGCTGGCCGATATGCAGGAAACGTTCAAAAACTCCGAATGGTCTACCCGGGTTCCAGCCGATCTTGAGGTTCCCATTGAAACCAGGGTGGCGGACGTGGTGGTGCGCGGGCGCATCGACGCCGTGTTCCGTGATGCCGACGGCGTGTGGGATCTCATCGACTGGAAAACCGGCAGGGTGCCCACCAAAGCCCAGCTGGCGGTGCGCGGCGTCCAGCTGGCCGTTTACAGGTTGGCGTGGTCACGCCTGAAGGGTGTGTCCCTGGATCAGGTGCGAGCAGCGTTTTACTACGTGGGTCAGGACAAGCTGATCCGGCCCGTCGACTTGGCCGGTCAGGAAGAGCTCGAAGCGATCGTCACGAGCGCGTATACGGGGTGAGAGAAATCAGCGGGGGCCAAGCCCCCGGTGGTCGAGCCTGTCGGGACCTTGCCACCGGCCAGCCGTCAGCTCAGTCCTTCTTGAGCGGGATGACCTTCATGGCACTGGTTTCGACGTTCTCGGCAAGGTTGTCATCTTCCTTGGCCGCTTCTTCGGCTACGTCTGCCTCGTCGTCGACTTCCTTGGGTTCAGCGGCATGCACAATCTTGATGGCTGCCGTCTCCTCGGAAACAGGCTCGTCGGAGTCTGGCGCCTCGGGCACGGGTGCAACGGAAACGGAGGAGCTCGTCGGGGCTTCGGCGGACTTGACGGGAGCCCCAGGTGCTGTCGGAACAACAGTCGGGACCACCGTGGCTTCAACGCTGATGGGCTGCCCGCCGTGCTCGAGAATGTCCGCTTCCAAGGTCTTGAGCATGGACTCGGCGTCTTCGACCATGCGGGCGCTGTCGGCGGCATAACCCTTCACGAGCCACTGGGCCAGCGCAAATTCGGCGCTGAGCGCTGCACGCCGGAGCAGGTGCGGGTCCGGAGTCTCATGGCGGGCGGCCGCATAGGCCTGCATCACTGTGTCAACAAAATCGGTGTCGTTGACGGCCACAAGCCAGGCAAAGTCATCGGCCGGGTCGCCAACGCGCAGATCCGTCCACCCGATGACGGCCGTGACCTTGTCATTCTCGATCAGAATATTGTCCTCGTGAAGATCGCCGTGGACAACGCAGGCGTTGAAACGCCAGAGAGTCACATCTTCCATGGCGTGTTCCCAACGGCGCAGCAGAGACGGCGGGATCTTGCCCGTGGTGGCCGACTGATCCAGTTCATTGAGCTTGCGCTGGCGGAACTCGTTGGCCGTGTAACTGGGCAGGTCAGAATTTGTGACAAGTTCCTGCGGCAGATCATGAATGGCGGCTATCGCGGCACCAATTTCCAACGCGAGTGCGGGCGTTCCAGAGGCGAGCCGCTCAACAGTTTGGGCCTTGCCGGTGATGTGCGAGTAAACAAAAGTAATGAGCTCGCCCTGGCGCACGGTTCCAGCCACGGACGGCAAAAGGAACGGCAGCTCGGCCCGGATTGCGGGGGAGAAGGCCCGCAAAACCTGGCGTTCGGTTTCGAGGCGAGTACTGGCCTCGGCATGGCGCGGCGACCGTACCCGCCACCGCCGGTTCTCCGCATCAACGAGCATGGCGGAGCAAAAATCGGCCGCATCATCTGGCTCTGGCGCAAACGCTGTGACATTAAGTCCGGGCACGGCGGCGCTGGCGATCGCGGCCAATTCGATTGCAGTCATTCGTCTCACCCCTCCACCGTAGAACGCTAATGGACCATCCCCCCGCCGTTGGGGCGGCGAGTCGCAAGAACTCATTGCGGCAGATCGGTAACAATTGCGCCGTGGCCCACGTTTTGCCGGAAGAAGTTGTCCACAATCACGCCCGCCCGAATGTAAAAATTCGTCCCCGATGCGTACGGTAGAAACATGACCATTCCCAGCCCGTCCCCCGAAACCCTGCTCGATCGCCAGTGCGAACAACGCAGCGAACCGGGGTATCTGGAGGCGG includes:
- a CDS encoding macrolide 2'-phosphotransferase; the protein is MTAIELAAIASAAVPGLNVTAFAPEPDDAADFCSAMLVDAENRRWRVRSPRHAEASTRLETERQVLRAFSPAIRAELPFLLPSVAGTVRQGELITFVYSHITGKAQTVERLASGTPALALEIGAAIAAIHDLPQELVTNSDLPSYTANEFRQRKLNELDQSATTGKIPPSLLRRWEHAMEDVTLWRFNACVVHGDLHEDNILIENDKVTAVIGWTDLRVGDPADDFAWLVAVNDTDFVDTVMQAYAAARHETPDPHLLRRAALSAEFALAQWLVKGYAADSARMVEDAESMLKTLEADILEHGGQPISVEATVVPTVVPTAPGAPVKSAEAPTSSSVSVAPVPEAPDSDEPVSEETAAIKIVHAAEPKEVDDEADVAEEAAKEDDNLAENVETSAMKVIPLKKD